A section of the Arabiibacter massiliensis genome encodes:
- a CDS encoding lectin like domain-containing protein, whose translation MRETTRPRFASVQLPRILLAAALALALAPMAALAPAVVPAHADEPSPASRVVDQMLAANREALAEFEATGSMRALMGYDAYGSADGAAPLDNALLPSAYSLVDEGVVTPVKFQNPWGTCWAFGAIAASETSILSELKARGEAVDLSKFDLSERHLAWMSKTPLSDGSSQDGEGIHTFSDDPSIDPLDPSLVMNTGGTAFQATSVLCSGIGPVPEYLAPYQNDEGIKDADGRYYAEEGTWAVDQSLRFSQSFQLEESSILPPPENNRPEGVTAIKEELLAGRAVEISFCADTWRPGKPGTAKYLDTDTWAHYTWDDAGANHAVCVVGWDDAYSKDNFLADHQPSGDGAWLVKNSWGANNQEFPNKNEWGVDGNGYFWLSYYDKSLVCAETFDYYTVDPNPEAEYWIVAQYDFMPSRGALRMPQTEPTSMANVFTAEERMNLTAVSCETVAPGSQVAFDVYLLDDGCANPADGRLAAHFEKTYRYGGYHREKLESPIVVEAGKAYSVVITVQAEDGYDLLTRMGVNRDGVDFVNQSQPEGRLLSCYEEGVINPGESLLCFGGGWGDWAEVVESLHQEAAEMGEDFLTYDNFGIKAYGDPAPAPVEGVTQVAVVQGTLPIGDEASYDASLMSSGYTKAAAARALSDVAAEGAAGDPALVCGTPFMEPLPEGLSSDSANALALDGEDGGQSKTIYQVGDVRTFFATGREAEGFKARVVATGGTYTIWEEEGYDLFAPADLETFAAELDAAIKKVYATFGDAARYDVDGDGKVAFVFHRFGESMDYAAGYFSSVDLFSKEDLEPIEPELAGFTNHMDMLHLNTVNARAEEGGLYFDKDRVMYTLVHELQHLVNYAQTGGHQDTWLNEVFSEAAVAVAGYGATVNSRLDFLHTLLHFGVGVPFVFEGEYAPNDVYGSAYYAHWYLFSRYLANQTRGLSSGDGRLHGGDGLYRSVFDLERDDRGFGSCTKEALVKTLEALGYLGEGAGCAAKDFDELLLNYNTALLVRDKEGPCSLTNDPSADPSVIDGAQISLLSVVEGFVPEAVYGGGAAVYVELDRAQPTAGAGEGVQERIVDSPLPLDYAIEASPAEGSALRDGDPISLDSPQLDMVDGSRLEYCAMSYETYEANRRGEWVYQEYDGPIAFDPDAPVIAARFACDRGASAHSLFIYEVDASQPEEPDPAEPEKPEAPGKPDAPPPATDGPPAAGGGDVSEAAALAPTGDALAGAPAALAALAFAAAAAAAAARRRRALNKPPARA comes from the coding sequence ATGAGGGAAACCACGCGCCCGCGTTTCGCGTCCGTCCAACTGCCGAGGATCCTGCTCGCGGCGGCGCTCGCCTTGGCCCTCGCGCCCATGGCGGCCCTCGCGCCCGCAGTGGTCCCCGCGCACGCCGACGAGCCCTCGCCCGCCTCGCGCGTCGTCGACCAGATGCTGGCCGCCAACAGGGAGGCCCTCGCCGAGTTCGAGGCCACGGGAAGCATGCGCGCCCTCATGGGCTATGACGCGTACGGCTCTGCGGATGGGGCGGCGCCGCTCGATAACGCCTTGCTACCCTCCGCATACAGCCTGGTGGACGAGGGCGTGGTGACTCCCGTCAAGTTCCAGAACCCCTGGGGCACCTGCTGGGCGTTCGGCGCCATCGCCGCGTCCGAGACGAGCATCCTCTCCGAGCTCAAGGCGCGCGGCGAAGCCGTCGACCTCTCTAAGTTCGATTTGTCCGAGCGCCATCTGGCGTGGATGTCCAAGACGCCGCTTTCCGACGGGTCGTCGCAAGACGGCGAGGGCATCCACACCTTCTCAGACGACCCTTCGATCGACCCTCTGGATCCCTCCCTCGTCATGAACACAGGCGGCACGGCCTTCCAGGCGACGTCCGTGCTCTGCTCCGGGATAGGACCGGTGCCCGAATATCTGGCCCCCTACCAAAACGACGAGGGCATTAAGGATGCCGACGGCCGGTACTACGCGGAGGAAGGCACCTGGGCGGTCGACCAGAGCTTGCGGTTCTCGCAGTCTTTCCAGTTGGAAGAAAGCTCTATCCTGCCGCCGCCCGAGAACAACCGCCCGGAGGGCGTCACGGCCATAAAGGAAGAACTGCTGGCCGGGCGCGCGGTGGAGATCTCCTTCTGCGCGGACACCTGGAGACCCGGGAAGCCCGGCACGGCGAAGTACCTCGATACCGACACCTGGGCGCACTATACCTGGGATGACGCCGGAGCCAACCATGCCGTGTGCGTCGTGGGATGGGACGACGCCTACTCCAAGGACAACTTCCTGGCCGACCATCAGCCTTCGGGAGACGGCGCGTGGCTGGTGAAGAACAGCTGGGGTGCCAACAATCAGGAGTTCCCCAACAAAAACGAATGGGGCGTGGACGGCAACGGGTACTTCTGGCTCTCGTACTACGACAAGAGCCTCGTGTGCGCGGAGACGTTCGACTACTACACCGTCGATCCAAACCCCGAGGCGGAATACTGGATCGTGGCGCAGTACGACTTCATGCCCTCGCGAGGGGCCCTGCGGATGCCGCAGACCGAGCCCACCTCGATGGCGAACGTGTTCACAGCCGAGGAACGCATGAACCTGACCGCCGTGTCGTGCGAGACCGTGGCGCCGGGGTCGCAGGTGGCGTTCGACGTGTACCTGCTCGACGACGGATGCGCCAACCCTGCGGACGGCCGGCTGGCGGCTCATTTCGAGAAGACGTACCGCTATGGCGGCTACCATCGCGAAAAGCTCGAGTCGCCCATCGTGGTGGAGGCGGGCAAGGCGTATAGCGTCGTGATCACCGTGCAGGCGGAGGATGGATACGATCTTCTGACGCGAATGGGTGTCAATAGGGACGGCGTGGACTTCGTCAACCAGTCCCAGCCCGAAGGCCGGCTGCTCTCGTGCTATGAGGAAGGGGTCATAAACCCCGGGGAGAGCCTCCTGTGCTTCGGGGGCGGATGGGGCGATTGGGCCGAAGTCGTCGAGTCTTTACATCAGGAAGCCGCCGAGATGGGGGAGGACTTCTTAACCTACGACAACTTCGGCATCAAGGCCTACGGCGATCCCGCACCTGCACCTGTTGAGGGCGTGACGCAGGTGGCCGTCGTGCAGGGCACGCTTCCCATTGGCGACGAAGCGTCGTATGATGCGAGCCTGATGTCCTCGGGCTACACCAAGGCCGCGGCTGCGCGGGCGCTCTCGGACGTCGCTGCGGAAGGCGCGGCGGGCGATCCCGCGCTCGTGTGCGGCACTCCTTTCATGGAGCCCCTGCCCGAGGGCCTTTCCTCGGACTCCGCGAACGCGCTGGCCCTCGATGGCGAGGACGGCGGCCAGTCCAAGACGATCTACCAAGTGGGCGACGTGCGCACGTTCTTCGCCACTGGCCGCGAGGCGGAGGGCTTCAAGGCCCGGGTGGTCGCCACAGGCGGCACGTACACGATTTGGGAGGAGGAGGGCTACGATCTGTTCGCCCCTGCCGACCTGGAGACGTTCGCCGCCGAGCTCGATGCCGCCATCAAGAAGGTGTACGCAACGTTCGGCGACGCCGCGCGCTACGACGTGGACGGCGACGGCAAGGTGGCATTCGTGTTCCACCGGTTCGGCGAGAGCATGGATTACGCCGCCGGGTATTTCTCGAGTGTAGACCTGTTCTCGAAGGAGGATCTCGAGCCGATAGAACCGGAGCTTGCGGGCTTCACAAACCACATGGACATGCTGCACCTTAACACGGTGAACGCCCGCGCTGAAGAAGGAGGGCTGTACTTCGATAAGGACCGGGTCATGTATACCCTCGTGCACGAGCTGCAGCACCTCGTGAACTACGCCCAGACAGGCGGGCATCAAGACACGTGGCTCAACGAGGTATTCTCCGAGGCTGCGGTGGCCGTCGCGGGGTACGGGGCGACTGTAAACTCAAGGCTGGACTTTCTGCACACGCTCCTGCACTTCGGCGTGGGGGTGCCGTTCGTCTTCGAGGGCGAGTATGCGCCGAATGACGTGTATGGCAGTGCGTACTACGCCCACTGGTACCTGTTCTCGCGCTACCTCGCCAACCAGACGCGGGGGCTCTCGAGCGGCGACGGGAGGCTGCACGGCGGCGACGGGCTGTACAGATCCGTGTTCGACCTCGAGCGCGACGACCGAGGCTTCGGCTCCTGCACGAAGGAAGCCCTGGTGAAGACGCTCGAGGCCCTGGGTTACCTCGGCGAGGGCGCGGGATGCGCGGCCAAGGATTTCGACGAGCTTCTCCTCAACTACAACACGGCGCTTCTGGTGCGCGACAAGGAGGGCCCCTGCAGCCTGACGAACGACCCGTCCGCCGACCCGTCCGTGATCGATGGCGCGCAGATCAGCCTTTTGTCGGTGGTGGAAGGCTTCGTCCCCGAGGCCGTCTACGGCGGGGGAGCGGCGGTGTACGTGGAGCTGGACCGCGCGCAGCCCACGGCCGGCGCGGGGGAGGGCGTGCAGGAGCGCATCGTGGATTCCCCGCTGCCGCTCGACTACGCCATCGAGGCCTCCCCGGCCGAGGGCAGCGCGCTGCGGGACGGCGACCCTATCTCGCTGGACTCGCCGCAGCTCGACATGGTGGACGGCTCGCGCCTCGAGTACTGCGCGATGTCGTATGAAACGTATGAAGCGAACAGACGGGGCGAATGGGTCTACCAGGAGTACGACGGGCCCATCGCCTTCGACCCGGACGCGCCGGTCATCGCCGCTCGGTTCGCCTGTGATCGCGGCGCATCAGCGCACTCCCTCTTCATCTACGAGGTGGACGCCTCGCAGCCCGAGGAGCCCGATCCTGCGGAGCCCGAAAAGCCGGAAGCCCCCGGGAAGCCGGACGCGCCGCCGCCCGCTACCGACGGGCCGCCAGCGGCCGGCGGCGGAGACGTGTCGGAGGCCGCAGCGCTCGCGCCCACCGGCGATGCGCTCGCGGGCGCGCCGGCGGCCCTCGCCGCGCTGGCGTTTGCCGCAGCCGCCGCAGCCGCCGCAGCCCGCCGGCGACGCGCGCTCAATAAGCCTCCCGCTCGTGCATGA
- a CDS encoding IS110 family transposase produces the protein MAQYTINTKYRSIFGMDVHARSITIKGFDCATGRTKIAKLGGCPAPAEVIGWMRANFEEPFYAAYESGCTGFHLCRELRALGAACDVIAVSSIARSTDDKLHKNDRRDAARLLFELLNPVSTLSAVWCPDPECEAARNLARARFGAARDAKAAKQRVTSLLLTHGAIWNERTPAGNLKATWTREWREWLSKVRLEGTGAQDALAFLVLCADEAQARLARISKQTLALAQTPRWKPVVDALSAMKGIDVQSAFSLAAEYGDFERFGGGGAVVKWAGLTPCESSSDDSVSRGRIDKAGDNYVRAALVEATQTLSHQTEAFKALRKDQKVDPGVLACARKASRRVLERFHHLTCEAKKGSNKAKVAAAAELARQVWAVGRAAQRAQAAASQAQES, from the coding sequence ATGGCGCAGTATACCATCAACACCAAGTACCGCTCGATCTTCGGGATGGATGTGCACGCACGCTCCATCACCATCAAGGGCTTCGACTGCGCGACCGGGCGCACCAAGATAGCCAAGCTCGGCGGCTGCCCGGCTCCCGCCGAGGTAATCGGCTGGATGCGCGCGAACTTCGAGGAGCCCTTCTACGCCGCCTACGAGTCGGGGTGCACCGGCTTTCATCTGTGCCGGGAGCTGCGCGCACTCGGCGCCGCCTGCGACGTGATCGCCGTCTCGTCCATCGCGCGCTCGACCGACGACAAGCTGCACAAAAACGACCGGCGTGACGCCGCAAGGCTGCTCTTCGAGCTTTTGAACCCCGTCTCCACGCTCTCGGCGGTGTGGTGCCCGGATCCGGAGTGCGAGGCCGCGCGCAACCTCGCCCGGGCGCGCTTTGGCGCCGCGCGCGACGCCAAAGCCGCCAAGCAGCGCGTCACCTCGCTTTTGCTCACCCACGGCGCTATCTGGAACGAGAGGACTCCTGCGGGAAACCTCAAGGCGACCTGGACGCGCGAGTGGCGCGAGTGGCTCTCGAAGGTGCGTCTGGAAGGAACCGGGGCACAAGACGCGCTTGCCTTCCTGGTCTTGTGTGCGGACGAGGCGCAGGCGCGCCTTGCGCGCATCTCAAAGCAGACGCTTGCCCTCGCCCAGACCCCGAGGTGGAAGCCCGTGGTTGATGCGCTCTCGGCCATGAAGGGGATCGACGTGCAGAGCGCCTTTTCACTGGCAGCCGAGTACGGCGATTTCGAGCGCTTCGGCGGCGGGGGCGCCGTCGTCAAGTGGGCGGGGCTCACCCCCTGCGAGTCCTCGAGCGACGATTCGGTGAGCCGCGGGCGCATCGACAAGGCGGGGGACAACTACGTCCGGGCCGCCCTCGTCGAAGCGACCCAGACGCTCTCGCACCAAACCGAAGCCTTCAAGGCCCTGCGCAAGGATCAAAAGGTCGATCCGGGCGTGCTCGCCTGCGCGCGCAAGGCCTCGCGCCGGGTGCTCGAGCGCTTCCACCATCTCACCTGCGAGGCGAAGAAGGGCTCCAACAAGGCCAAGGTGGCAGCTGCCGCCGAGCTCGCCCGACAGGTGTGGGCCGTGGGACGTGCCGCCCAGAGGGCTCAGGCGGCCGCCAGCCAGGCGCAGGAGAGCTGA
- a CDS encoding LytTR family DNA-binding domain-containing protein: MAKEATEGRGAPVPEWKEQVLIDLSRQTAVAFDVTNDEEAAFRWVADDVEWFGPFSWQAMAGVDSIREAFVSDKGEGTLSLSDEHWHARRVGSAWVVIGSCMLAIDVPELKETLRFKQRMTFVWGRRPEGPRIACVHCSHAIDGGVGGPPASTANSDMLRLLREHFGEEKDDGKLAFRDVAGHIHYLAPDEVLCVIAEGPHCRVRSIWGGDEEFLVREGIQKMEGRLPDAFVRAHRSCVVNVGHVARIEQQSLLLDDGSTCPLAVRRRQAVRARAAHMMSS, translated from the coding sequence ATGGCGAAGGAAGCGACGGAGGGCCGCGGCGCGCCGGTGCCGGAGTGGAAGGAGCAGGTGCTCATCGACCTCTCGCGCCAGACGGCGGTCGCCTTCGACGTCACCAACGACGAAGAGGCGGCGTTTCGGTGGGTCGCGGACGACGTCGAGTGGTTCGGCCCCTTCTCATGGCAGGCGATGGCGGGGGTCGATTCGATTCGCGAGGCGTTCGTTTCCGACAAGGGGGAGGGGACGCTGTCGCTGTCAGATGAGCACTGGCACGCCCGGCGCGTCGGAAGCGCCTGGGTGGTGATCGGGTCGTGCATGCTGGCCATCGACGTGCCCGAGCTCAAGGAGACGCTGCGGTTCAAGCAGCGGATGACGTTCGTGTGGGGACGCCGGCCCGAGGGGCCGCGCATCGCCTGCGTCCACTGCTCCCATGCCATCGACGGCGGCGTAGGCGGGCCGCCCGCCTCCACTGCGAACAGCGACATGCTCCGCTTGCTGCGCGAGCACTTCGGCGAGGAAAAGGACGACGGCAAGCTTGCGTTTCGCGACGTCGCCGGGCACATCCACTACCTCGCGCCCGACGAGGTGCTGTGCGTGATCGCGGAAGGGCCCCATTGCCGCGTGCGGAGCATCTGGGGCGGGGACGAGGAGTTCCTCGTGCGCGAGGGCATCCAGAAGATGGAGGGGCGGCTCCCCGACGCGTTCGTGCGCGCGCACCGTTCGTGCGTGGTGAACGTGGGCCACGTCGCGCGGATCGAGCAGCAAAGCCTGCTTCTGGACGACGGATCCACCTGCCCCCTCGCGGTGCGCCGCCGCCAAGCCGTACGCGCCCGAGCAGCGCACATGATGTCATCCTGA
- a CDS encoding S8 family serine peptidase: MKRLLSLVLALALSLMAVPALAEEPPAASDGNPRVGSGEGARTLEELLGAGDYEQGRVLARVTDEFAPVSSYSNDAPAWSAESLYSYGAAQQPASGARSFAAQSADQVLLIESDELSTEELLLSLADVPGVVCAEPDYVVRLDDPEPSSEGETAAAAAPAANAAQATTNDPLLERQWQLSSNGDVVGATNARELWAQEGFPGASHLREVVVAVIDTGVDCTHPDLVDSLWVNDPDQTGLPGVHGYDFFHGMDDPRDDDGHGTHVAGIVAATANNNEGGAGVAPNAKIMGLRIANEEGGLVDSLAIDAYSYMKQAAEAGVPLVAANNSWGGGGVSWLLSDVMEDLYRTEDIVSFCASGNYSIDHDLASDMPSSGTSEGIVAVDAAGRDGALSSFSDYGAATTDIAAPGVGILSTVPAALGMVDPEDAGTTPVRDDFEDEPGLFSFEAEGGDGVTTAAVRTDAAWAGSAASGHSVRWTVSGAHEGQKASLVLRTQPGAVEVAAGGSVDDLRFLAFNAKVADSKEESGNRLIRVSLRATDGEWLDITPKDLDANYGAWKTSVAPIPDEVRGQVDWGNFAVKLSRNFTAYDEGLDLEFGIDDVSLSKTTVPYDFYDGTSMASPAAAGAYALLAGVFADEDAETLRARLLGGVRRTDALSGTCTTDGMVDVMRAATNPYPVVDALECAADGSLEATVRGSWFGSQEGRVLLDGEELSVAQWGEDEIRVTLPASLESKRRYVEVVRAEDGETGRRQVLVGSEEGEGFYESLPAPDLESLGLARGLEQNYPWKVAAAGGKVYAACDGLCRSDGQRLVPFYGLLVYDPADRSWALEEALEDRIEDPFLLCSHGDVLYVMTSTVDNLVYTLDTSTGAVGGPIDGSALNQYGLEWLVLPTASSFCDGRTFWVCGGGVPLLGLEAAPLFASLDLETGESTPLPPLGDARFAPAFAVLDGVPTVAAGNSDAEASILVGTVERLVNGAWEQGPLPSSLMAGQYGQAAWGVLPAGSTVEGAKAAGERLVIAGLNEEGLEGSDTWVYDPTADSWQALSTRLAATKVSYAGGAVLGDAFYVLGVDAIEGRDVFKRLTFEPAPEEPGGDEPGGKDPAADDPADGKDEAGRQSPSTLADMGDAMGGAAALLAAVACLAIGASAASRRKGGRR, translated from the coding sequence ATGAAACGTCTTCTTTCCCTGGTTCTGGCTCTCGCGTTGTCGCTCATGGCGGTGCCCGCGCTCGCCGAGGAGCCTCCCGCCGCCTCCGACGGCAACCCGCGCGTCGGCTCCGGCGAGGGCGCGCGCACCCTCGAAGAGCTTTTGGGCGCGGGCGACTACGAGCAGGGGCGCGTGCTGGCCCGCGTGACCGACGAGTTCGCCCCCGTGTCTTCCTACTCGAACGACGCGCCCGCCTGGTCGGCCGAGTCCCTCTACTCCTACGGCGCCGCTCAGCAGCCGGCGTCCGGCGCGCGCAGCTTCGCAGCCCAGAGCGCCGATCAGGTGCTGCTCATCGAATCGGACGAGCTTTCCACCGAGGAGCTGCTGCTCAGCCTGGCCGACGTCCCGGGCGTGGTGTGCGCCGAGCCCGACTACGTGGTCCGCCTGGACGATCCCGAGCCGTCCTCCGAAGGCGAAACCGCCGCCGCCGCCGCGCCGGCGGCGAACGCCGCGCAGGCCACCACGAACGACCCTTTGCTGGAGCGCCAGTGGCAGCTCTCCTCGAACGGTGACGTCGTCGGCGCCACGAACGCGCGCGAGCTGTGGGCGCAGGAGGGCTTTCCCGGCGCCTCCCATCTGCGCGAGGTGGTGGTGGCCGTGATCGACACCGGCGTGGACTGCACCCATCCCGACCTGGTGGACTCTCTCTGGGTGAACGACCCCGATCAAACTGGGCTTCCCGGCGTCCACGGCTACGACTTCTTCCACGGCATGGACGACCCTCGAGACGATGACGGACACGGCACGCACGTGGCGGGCATCGTGGCCGCCACGGCGAACAACAACGAGGGCGGCGCGGGCGTGGCTCCGAACGCGAAGATCATGGGGCTGCGCATCGCCAACGAGGAGGGCGGGCTCGTTGATTCGCTGGCCATCGACGCGTACTCCTACATGAAGCAGGCGGCCGAGGCGGGCGTGCCGTTGGTGGCGGCTAACAACTCGTGGGGAGGCGGCGGCGTCAGCTGGCTCTTGAGCGACGTGATGGAAGATCTCTACCGCACCGAGGACATCGTCTCCTTCTGCGCCTCAGGCAACTATTCGATCGACCACGACCTCGCCTCCGACATGCCCTCCAGCGGAACGTCCGAGGGCATCGTCGCGGTGGACGCCGCCGGCCGGGACGGCGCCCTCTCGTCGTTCTCCGACTACGGCGCGGCGACCACCGACATCGCGGCCCCAGGGGTGGGCATCCTTTCCACGGTCCCCGCTGCGCTGGGGATGGTCGACCCCGAAGACGCCGGCACGACTCCCGTCAGGGACGACTTCGAGGACGAGCCCGGCTTGTTCTCGTTCGAGGCCGAAGGCGGCGACGGCGTGACGACGGCCGCCGTGCGGACGGACGCCGCATGGGCGGGCTCGGCCGCATCCGGCCACAGCGTGCGCTGGACCGTGAGCGGGGCGCACGAGGGCCAGAAGGCTTCGCTCGTGCTGCGCACGCAGCCGGGGGCGGTCGAAGTCGCTGCGGGCGGCAGCGTGGACGACCTGCGCTTCCTCGCCTTCAACGCGAAGGTGGCCGATTCCAAAGAAGAGAGCGGCAACCGCCTGATCAGGGTGTCGTTGCGTGCGACGGACGGCGAATGGCTCGACATCACGCCCAAGGACCTCGACGCCAACTACGGCGCGTGGAAGACGTCCGTCGCCCCCATTCCCGACGAGGTGCGCGGCCAGGTGGATTGGGGGAACTTCGCCGTGAAGCTCTCGCGCAACTTCACCGCCTATGACGAGGGGCTCGACCTCGAGTTCGGCATCGACGATGTATCGCTTTCGAAGACGACGGTTCCCTACGACTTCTACGACGGGACCTCCATGGCCTCGCCGGCGGCCGCAGGCGCCTATGCCCTGCTGGCGGGCGTGTTCGCGGACGAAGACGCGGAGACGCTGCGCGCCCGCCTCCTCGGCGGCGTGCGGCGCACCGACGCGCTTTCGGGCACCTGCACCACCGACGGCATGGTGGACGTGATGCGGGCGGCGACGAACCCCTACCCGGTGGTGGATGCGCTCGAATGCGCGGCGGACGGGTCGCTCGAGGCCACGGTGCGGGGAAGCTGGTTCGGATCCCAGGAGGGGCGCGTGCTGCTGGATGGCGAGGAGCTTTCCGTGGCGCAGTGGGGCGAGGACGAGATCCGGGTGACGCTGCCCGCCTCGCTCGAATCCAAGCGGCGCTACGTGGAGGTCGTGCGCGCGGAGGACGGCGAGACGGGCCGCCGCCAGGTGCTCGTGGGCAGCGAGGAGGGGGAGGGCTTCTACGAGAGCCTTCCCGCCCCCGACTTGGAGAGCCTGGGGCTGGCAAGGGGATTGGAGCAGAATTACCCCTGGAAGGTGGCGGCGGCCGGGGGGAAGGTGTATGCGGCGTGCGACGGCCTGTGCCGCAGCGACGGCCAGCGGCTCGTCCCCTTCTACGGCCTGCTGGTCTACGATCCCGCCGACCGTTCCTGGGCGCTCGAGGAGGCCCTGGAAGACAGGATAGAGGATCCGTTTCTGCTCTGCTCGCACGGCGACGTCCTGTACGTCATGACCTCGACGGTCGATAACCTCGTCTACACCCTGGACACGTCCACCGGCGCGGTGGGAGGGCCGATCGACGGCAGCGCTCTGAACCAGTACGGCCTTGAGTGGTTGGTTCTGCCCACTGCCTCCTCCTTCTGCGATGGCCGTACGTTCTGGGTGTGCGGCGGCGGCGTCCCATTGCTCGGCCTCGAGGCGGCCCCGCTGTTCGCGAGCCTCGACTTGGAGACGGGGGAATCGACCCCTCTGCCTCCCCTTGGCGACGCGCGCTTCGCCCCCGCCTTCGCCGTGCTCGACGGCGTGCCGACCGTCGCAGCTGGAAACTCCGACGCGGAGGCGAGCATCTTGGTGGGCACGGTGGAGCGGCTCGTGAACGGCGCCTGGGAGCAGGGGCCGCTGCCCTCGTCGCTGATGGCCGGCCAGTACGGCCAGGCCGCCTGGGGCGTGCTGCCCGCCGGCTCCACCGTGGAGGGGGCGAAGGCGGCGGGCGAGCGGCTGGTGATCGCGGGCCTGAACGAGGAGGGTCTGGAGGGCTCCGACACGTGGGTGTACGATCCGACGGCCGACTCGTGGCAGGCGCTCTCCACGCGCCTGGCGGCGACGAAGGTGTCCTATGCGGGGGGAGCGGTGCTGGGGGACGCGTTCTACGTGCTGGGCGTGGACGCCATCGAGGGGCGCGACGTGTTCAAGCGCCTGACGTTCGAGCCCGCGCCCGAGGAGCCCGGCGGGGACGAGCCCGGCGGCAAGGATCCTGCTGCCGACGATCCCGCGGATGGGAAGGATGAAGCCGGCCGGCAGTCGCCCTCCACGCTCGCGGACATGGGCGATGCGATGGGCGGCGCCGCGGCGCTGCTGGCCGCCGTCGCCTGCCTCGCCATCGGGGCTTCAGCCGCCTCGCGCCGCAAAGGAGGAAGACGATGA